From a region of the Candidatus Rhabdochlamydia porcellionis genome:
- the rpmB gene encoding 50S ribosomal protein L28 — protein sequence MSKRCQVTGKRPVRGKSYAIRGIPKKKKGIGLKVTGIKKRRFQPNLIKKRLWFAEENRFISLTLSVNALRTINKNGLPSIVRQLRKKGEKL from the coding sequence ATGTCTAAAAGATGTCAAGTCACTGGTAAGCGCCCTGTTCGAGGAAAATCCTATGCGATTCGTGGAATTCCAAAGAAAAAAAAAGGGATTGGCTTAAAGGTTACAGGAATTAAAAAACGTCGTTTTCAACCGAATTTAATTAAAAAACGTTTATGGTTTGCAGAAGAAAATCGTTTTATTAGCTTAACCTTGTCAGTAAACGCTCTGCGTACAATTAATAAAAATGGCTTGCCTTCTATTGTTCGTCAACTTCGCAAAAAAGGTGAAAAGCTTTAA
- a CDS encoding methionyl aminopeptidase, protein MMRNDPCWCGSQKKWKKCHYPEQSLKEQYLKKYGIILKNDEQIVGIRHACRLAATVLDKLCSITKVGVTTNELDRYAKELFEEKNAISCCIGYGEPPFPKHICTSLNDVICHGIPNDIPLQQGDIINIDVACILNGYYGDCSKMVALEPIDTEKRRVVDVSLECLNRATQVLKPNNKLCEIGKAIESYASSQNCSVVDQFVGHGVGLGFHEEPQVAHHYNYSQIPLAPGMTLTIEPMINAGKRSGYIDKDHWTCKTVDGKPSAQWEHTFLITETGYEVLTIPDYTLFSHVRSK, encoded by the coding sequence ATGATGCGTAACGATCCCTGTTGGTGCGGTAGTCAAAAAAAATGGAAAAAATGCCATTATCCTGAACAATCCCTTAAAGAACAATATTTAAAGAAATATGGAATCATTTTAAAAAATGATGAACAAATCGTTGGCATTCGTCATGCATGCAGACTTGCTGCCACCGTTTTAGATAAACTCTGCTCTATTACAAAAGTGGGGGTTACTACAAATGAGCTAGATCGATATGCAAAAGAGTTATTCGAAGAAAAAAATGCGATCTCTTGTTGCATAGGATATGGAGAACCGCCTTTTCCTAAACACATTTGTACATCGCTCAATGATGTGATTTGTCATGGAATTCCTAATGATATTCCTCTGCAGCAGGGCGATATTATTAATATCGATGTAGCTTGTATTTTAAATGGGTACTATGGCGACTGTAGTAAAATGGTCGCTCTTGAACCCATCGATACTGAAAAACGTAGAGTAGTTGATGTTTCTTTAGAATGTCTAAACAGAGCAACTCAGGTTTTAAAGCCCAATAATAAACTATGTGAGATCGGTAAAGCCATTGAATCCTATGCTTCTTCTCAAAATTGCTCTGTTGTGGATCAATTTGTAGGTCATGGAGTAGGGCTTGGATTTCATGAAGAGCCACAAGTTGCTCATCATTATAACTACTCACAAATTCCTTTAGCTCCTGGAATGACTTTAACCATTGAACCTATGATCAATGCAGGTAAACGCAGTGGATATATTGATAAAGACCATTGGACCTGTAAAACCGTTGATGGAAAACCAAGTGCGCAATGGGAACATACCTTCTTAATTACTGAAACTGGTTATGAAGTTTTGACAATTCCAGATTATACTCTCTTTTCACATGTGCGATCAAAATAA
- the htpX gene encoding protease HtpX, which yields MIIAKRVFLFLLVNFLVVITLSFFLSVFNIKPYLQSYDLNLYSLMIFCFVWGMGGAFISLLLSRKIALWMMKIQLIDANTKDPSLQRLLTVVHKFSRDANLSDFPQVGIYNSPELNAFATGPTKKRSLIAVSTGLLNRMSEKELEGVIAHEMAHIQNGDMVTMTLLQGIINAFVMFLARVLAYICSGLGKSRNNSSGGSYISYMIFVFLFEVIFMVLGSLITCAFSRFREFRADRGGAFLAGRENMISALRALQKNIQIQDPQTALAAFQAFKISTPEKRSITRFFATHPPLEARIERLENGFS from the coding sequence ATGATTATTGCTAAAAGAGTTTTTTTATTTTTATTGGTCAATTTTCTTGTTGTTATTACCCTTTCTTTTTTTCTAAGCGTTTTTAACATAAAACCTTATTTACAATCATACGACCTAAATCTCTATTCTTTAATGATCTTCTGCTTTGTTTGGGGTATGGGAGGAGCTTTTATTTCTCTTTTACTTTCCCGTAAAATCGCTTTATGGATGATGAAAATACAGTTGATTGATGCTAATACCAAAGACCCTAGTTTACAGAGATTATTGACAGTTGTGCACAAATTTTCTCGAGATGCAAATTTATCGGATTTTCCTCAAGTAGGGATATATAATTCCCCTGAATTAAATGCTTTTGCTACCGGTCCTACCAAAAAACGTAGTTTAATTGCTGTTTCAACTGGCTTGTTAAATCGCATGTCTGAAAAAGAACTAGAAGGGGTTATAGCCCATGAAATGGCTCATATTCAAAATGGAGATATGGTCACAATGACTTTATTACAAGGTATTATTAATGCCTTTGTCATGTTCTTAGCTAGAGTGCTTGCTTATATCTGTTCAGGGCTTGGTAAAAGTAGAAATAATTCTTCTGGAGGGTCTTATATCAGCTATATGATTTTTGTCTTTTTATTTGAGGTGATCTTTATGGTCTTAGGGTCTTTGATTACCTGCGCTTTTTCTCGTTTTAGAGAGTTTAGAGCAGATCGTGGTGGTGCTTTTTTAGCAGGCAGAGAAAATATGATCTCTGCTTTGAGAGCATTACAAAAAAATATACAGATTCAAGACCCTCAAACAGCTCTTGCAGCTTTTCAAGCATTTAAAATTTCAACTCCTGAAAAACGCAGCATTACTCGCTTTTTTGCTACTCACCCTCCTTTAGAAGCGCGAATAGAAAGATTGGAAAACGGATTTTCATGA
- a CDS encoding phospholipase D-like domain-containing protein, with protein sequence MKSFKSFFTRRNLSGFLFFRVSLSFLIGSLSLFFIWLVFASTTTTFPSIENPLIFYSNQTRDDIKSVFYRSIKEAKSHVYLSIYGLTDTSLIHILKQKGLNTPVEVYYDPSASPKLKKKLHTIRFLYPVKSKGLMHRKILILDKELVFLGSANFTPSSLLYHSNLVIGLYHPPLAKFLQDPASSYYSFEINQQQAEVFFLPTAGKEALARILQLINQAQKTIDVAAFTLTHPLICDALISAKNRNVRLHVVLDGYSAKGASKKALEQLKAQGISVCASQGAHLLHHKLCVIDQEILITGSANWTKAAFSKNADILLILQLKDLKLKKFLKKLCKIIKVESKLIENK encoded by the coding sequence GTGAAAAGCTTTAAAAGTTTTTTTACTAGGCGTAACCTATCAGGCTTTCTCTTTTTTAGAGTCTCCCTCTCCTTCCTGATAGGTAGCCTTTCTCTATTTTTTATTTGGCTTGTATTTGCTTCTACTACTACCACTTTCCCTTCCATTGAAAATCCTTTAATTTTTTATTCTAATCAAACAAGAGATGATATTAAATCTGTATTTTATCGATCGATTAAAGAGGCTAAATCGCATGTTTATTTAAGCATCTATGGGCTAACAGATACTAGCTTAATTCATATACTCAAGCAAAAAGGATTAAATACTCCGGTTGAAGTTTACTACGATCCTTCAGCATCTCCTAAGCTCAAGAAAAAACTCCATACCATTCGCTTTCTTTATCCAGTCAAAAGCAAAGGATTGATGCATAGGAAGATCCTGATTTTGGACAAAGAATTGGTTTTTTTGGGATCTGCTAATTTTACTCCCTCTTCTCTTCTTTATCATTCTAATCTCGTAATTGGTTTATATCACCCACCACTTGCTAAGTTTTTACAAGACCCTGCTAGCTCCTATTATTCCTTTGAAATAAATCAACAACAAGCTGAGGTTTTTTTCTTACCAACAGCTGGGAAGGAAGCTCTTGCTCGTATATTACAGCTAATCAATCAAGCACAAAAAACAATCGATGTAGCGGCATTTACCCTAACTCATCCTCTCATTTGCGATGCTCTGATCTCTGCAAAAAATCGCAATGTACGCTTACATGTTGTCTTAGATGGCTACAGCGCAAAAGGAGCTAGTAAAAAAGCATTAGAACAGCTAAAAGCCCAAGGAATTTCTGTTTGTGCAAGTCAAGGGGCACATCTACTACACCACAAACTTTGTGTAATAGATCAAGAAATCCTGATTACAGGATCTGCTAACTGGACAAAAGCCGCTTTTAGTAAGAATGCAGACATTTTACTGATTCTTCAACTAAAAGATCTCAAACTCAAAAAATTCCTCAAAAAACTTTGTAAAATCATAAAAGTAGAGTCCAAACTTATCGAAAATAAGTAA
- a CDS encoding MarC family protein, whose protein sequence is MKSNPQLLSMALTFFLMIDSIGNIPLFASLLKNFEPKKQQRIILREMLIALGIIILFELLGDVILNFINIKTPTIIVAGGVILFLIALKMIFPPQTEPVEDVVGKEPFIVPLAIPLVAGPAILAAVMLYAGQAENHFSIIGAIFIAWAASTLILLGSSYLKKLIGKRGISALERLMGLILILIAIQMLLEGVQLFLKAV, encoded by the coding sequence ATGAAGTCTAATCCCCAATTGCTTTCTATGGCGCTTACCTTTTTTTTAATGATCGATTCTATCGGTAATATCCCTTTATTTGCTTCTTTACTTAAAAACTTTGAGCCTAAGAAGCAACAGCGCATCATTCTGCGTGAAATGCTGATTGCTTTAGGGATCATCATTCTTTTTGAACTCTTAGGAGATGTGATTTTAAACTTCATAAATATTAAAACGCCCACTATTATCGTTGCTGGTGGAGTAATTTTGTTTTTAATTGCACTAAAAATGATCTTTCCTCCGCAAACTGAACCTGTAGAAGATGTTGTAGGTAAGGAGCCTTTTATCGTTCCTTTGGCAATCCCTCTAGTAGCAGGGCCTGCTATATTAGCTGCTGTAATGCTATATGCAGGTCAAGCAGAGAACCATTTCAGCATTATTGGTGCTATTTTTATTGCTTGGGCTGCTTCAACATTAATTTTGTTAGGCTCTAGTTATTTAAAAAAACTAATAGGAAAAAGAGGAATTTCTGCTTTAGAGCGCTTAATGGGTTTAATTTTAATTTTAATTGCTATTCAAATGCTCTTAGAAGGAGTCCAGCTGTTTTTAAAAGCGGTTTAA
- a CDS encoding methionyl aminopeptidase: MCDQNNSFSFTIQAQQELLSYQYRKKHGILLKTKKEIEAIRKSCHLAATILSKTCTQVKVGITTNELNDYAHSLMLEANAIPAPLGYGTPPFPKSICTSVNDVVCHGIPNDIPLQQGDILNIDVTCNLNGYYGDCSKMVALEPVDTEKSKVISVSYECLHEVFKILKPGLFICEIAEKIELHADLHKCSIVRQFVGHGTGIHLHEPPLIPHSHNTIKIPLAAGMTFAIEPMINAGSADIVIDVEDKWTARTVDKKPSAQWEHTFLITEEGCEILTNFD, encoded by the coding sequence ATGTGCGATCAAAATAATTCCTTTTCTTTTACCATTCAAGCTCAGCAAGAACTACTCTCTTATCAGTATCGTAAAAAACATGGGATTCTTTTAAAAACAAAAAAAGAAATTGAAGCTATTCGCAAGTCATGTCATTTAGCAGCTACTATCTTAAGCAAAACCTGCACTCAAGTAAAAGTTGGTATTACAACCAATGAACTAAATGATTATGCACATAGCCTAATGCTTGAAGCAAATGCAATTCCCGCTCCTTTAGGATATGGGACTCCTCCTTTTCCTAAAAGCATCTGTACTTCTGTTAATGATGTTGTATGTCACGGAATCCCTAATGATATTCCTCTGCAACAAGGTGATATTCTTAATATTGATGTCACTTGTAATTTAAATGGCTACTATGGCGATTGTAGTAAAATGGTTGCTCTTGAACCTGTTGATACAGAAAAAAGTAAAGTGATAAGTGTTTCTTATGAATGCTTACACGAAGTATTTAAAATCCTAAAACCAGGTCTATTCATTTGTGAGATTGCTGAAAAAATCGAACTACATGCAGATTTACATAAATGCTCTATCGTCCGCCAATTTGTAGGACACGGAACAGGAATACATTTACACGAACCTCCTTTAATCCCTCACAGTCATAATACGATCAAGATTCCTCTTGCTGCAGGAATGACTTTTGCTATAGAACCTATGATTAATGCAGGTTCTGCTGATATAGTGATTGATGTAGAAGATAAATGGACAGCACGTACAGTGGATAAAAAACCAAGTGCACAGTGGGAACATACTTTCTTAATTACAGAAGAGGGGTGCGAGATTTTGACAAATTTTGATTAG
- the sthA gene encoding Si-specific NAD(P)(+) transhydrogenase produces the protein MKEIYADFVVIGSGPAGQKAAIQASKMGKKVVVIEKDSVLGGASLNSGTIPSKSLREAILDLTDFYKRSFYGQNCPLKEVSINDLNYRLTFVLEEQRKILLKQFEKNHIQVIHGTACFKDMHYVDVLSLDKKILYRVEGQYFLIATGSRPRNPNAVPFDNQKILDSTRLLSIEHLPKTLLVLGGGIIGSEYASFFAALGTKVTVIDKKAHLLPLLDSEIGLHLQKSLNAIGLKMLGNKELDTIEKKDDFVKVTFKDQTHVQAEVLLYALGRSANVEHLHIENLGISIDKFGYIPVNALFQVKKSDHTTLRNIYAVGDVIGGAALASTSMEQGRLAARNAFGAKTHHFPDFYPIGIYTIPEISSCGYTENQLKELNFRYEIGRAYYYEIAKNQIIGNDPGMFKILFHADTLEILGIHIIGRAATELIHIGQVAMSFNAKIDYFIDQVFNYPTYAEGYRIAALNGFNKTQAQKVGYHGNLRYF, from the coding sequence GTGAAAGAAATATATGCAGATTTTGTCGTAATTGGATCTGGTCCTGCTGGACAAAAAGCAGCGATTCAAGCTTCAAAAATGGGTAAAAAAGTTGTTGTTATTGAAAAAGATTCTGTGTTGGGAGGCGCATCTTTAAACTCTGGCACAATTCCATCTAAATCTTTAAGAGAAGCTATTTTAGACCTTACAGACTTTTACAAAAGAAGTTTTTATGGGCAAAATTGTCCATTAAAGGAGGTTTCCATTAATGACTTAAATTATCGACTTACGTTTGTTTTAGAAGAACAAAGAAAGATTTTATTAAAACAATTTGAAAAAAATCATATTCAAGTCATTCATGGAACAGCTTGCTTTAAGGATATGCATTATGTCGATGTACTTAGTCTAGATAAAAAGATTTTATATAGAGTAGAAGGACAATATTTTTTGATAGCAACTGGTTCTAGACCACGTAATCCTAATGCTGTTCCCTTTGATAATCAAAAAATTTTAGATTCCACTCGATTGCTTTCTATTGAACATTTACCAAAAACTCTTCTTGTATTAGGAGGAGGGATTATTGGTTCTGAGTATGCTAGTTTTTTTGCTGCTTTAGGAACAAAAGTGACGGTTATCGATAAAAAAGCTCATCTCTTGCCTCTTTTAGACTCAGAAATAGGCTTGCATCTACAAAAATCTTTAAATGCAATTGGTCTTAAAATGTTAGGGAATAAAGAATTAGATACGATTGAGAAGAAAGATGATTTTGTAAAAGTCACTTTTAAAGATCAAACGCATGTACAAGCAGAGGTATTATTGTATGCCTTGGGAAGGAGTGCGAATGTGGAGCATTTGCATATTGAGAACCTGGGAATCTCTATTGATAAATTTGGCTATATTCCTGTTAATGCTCTTTTTCAAGTAAAAAAATCTGATCACACAACTCTGCGCAATATTTATGCTGTAGGAGACGTTATTGGAGGAGCAGCTCTTGCTTCTACTAGCATGGAGCAAGGTAGATTAGCGGCTCGAAATGCTTTTGGTGCAAAAACTCATCATTTTCCTGATTTCTACCCAATTGGTATTTATACAATTCCAGAAATTTCTTCATGTGGTTATACTGAAAATCAGCTTAAAGAACTTAATTTTAGATATGAGATTGGTAGAGCTTACTATTACGAAATTGCTAAAAATCAGATCATTGGAAATGATCCAGGTATGTTTAAAATTTTATTTCATGCAGATACATTAGAAATTTTAGGAATTCATATTATAGGTCGAGCGGCCACAGAGTTGATTCATATCGGGCAAGTAGCAATGAGCTTTAACGCAAAGATTGATTATTTTATCGATCAAGTGTTTAACTATCCGACTTATGCGGAAGGCTATCGCATTGCAGCTCTAAATGGTTTTAACAAGACCCAAGCACAAAAAGTAGGATATCATGGCAATTTACGATATTTCTGA
- a CDS encoding HD domain-containing protein: MNNYALICFILTIMTSSYADVKPKISICQESTQRFTKQIIQEKIEETRILVGKIVHDDEIVMTQFDLLAEELITAYCREKGITLNEVEEILQAMQFSTEKHRFQTRKNDRKTPYVSHCFEVAYKVMSVGEVRDLTSILASLLHDTLKDTQTTVEEIEKKFGIQVAKVVEEITGDRKISLQEKKRQETINASYRSKPAAIIQLADTLCNTLELLNHPPKGWSRKYIDQYFQWAQTVVDRLPSVNSRLKEAVLLTLNQYWETQAAGSS; this comes from the coding sequence ATGAATAATTATGCGTTGATCTGCTTTATTTTAACTATAATGACTAGCTCTTATGCTGATGTAAAGCCAAAAATATCTATTTGTCAAGAATCTACTCAGCGATTTACTAAGCAGATCATTCAGGAAAAAATAGAAGAGACAAGGATTTTAGTTGGTAAAATTGTGCATGATGATGAAATTGTTATGACACAATTTGATCTATTAGCAGAAGAGCTTATTACTGCTTATTGTCGAGAAAAAGGGATTACTTTAAATGAAGTAGAAGAGATTCTGCAAGCCATGCAATTTTCTACAGAAAAACATCGTTTTCAAACACGTAAAAATGATCGTAAAACTCCTTATGTATCTCATTGTTTTGAGGTTGCTTATAAAGTGATGAGTGTGGGAGAAGTAAGAGATTTAACAAGTATTTTAGCAAGTCTATTGCATGATACTCTAAAAGATACGCAAACAACAGTAGAGGAAATCGAAAAAAAATTTGGAATTCAAGTTGCTAAAGTGGTAGAGGAGATAACAGGGGACAGAAAAATATCCTTGCAAGAGAAAAAACGACAAGAAACAATTAATGCATCATATCGATCAAAGCCCGCGGCCATAATTCAATTAGCTGATACTCTTTGCAATACATTAGAGCTTCTAAATCATCCTCCTAAAGGCTGGAGTCGAAAATATATTGATCAATACTTTCAATGGGCACAAACAGTTGTAGATCGTCTTCCATCTGTTAACTCTAGGCTAAAAGAGGCTGTACTTCTTACATTAAATCAATATTGGGAAACACAAGCTGCTGGTTCATCATGA
- a CDS encoding M20/M25/M40 family metallo-hydrolase — translation MQTFVFEDWYKNHQEGILQDFFAFLRFPSISTNKKYEQHIRKTVNWLSEYIKGIGLEVDIWETSNYPVVFGSYLKAGPNKPTLLIYHHYDVQPTDPLDLWENDPFEPIIKENCVYARGASDNKGQCFYSLTALKAYLELSDLIELNIKIVIEGEEESSSKGIKGILKTKAQELKADYLIIIDAGISNINSPAITLGMRGMLSLEIECKNSSVDLHSGLHGGIALNPNRVLATLIANMWHPSGKVAIPHFYDDVKPIEEKWKDSLNMTFDQDLYTKAFGVHAFSSEEGYSLRESNWLRPSLEVNGMWGGYIEPGFKTVIPSKAHAKISCRLVPDQDPQKITQNIVEYFKKNAPPGIEIFAEIGEGYEAFCCFSDSVIAKTAALAYEEIFKKPCKYIACGATVPIIPELAEVSAAETILMGVALETNNIHAPNEHFSMDCFKLGFLVITNILTRLSQRVEQEKDGLCGNSAEQERRIEKR, via the coding sequence ATGCAAACATTTGTTTTTGAAGATTGGTACAAAAATCACCAAGAGGGAATCTTGCAAGATTTTTTTGCATTTCTACGCTTTCCAAGTATTAGTACAAATAAGAAATATGAGCAGCATATTAGAAAAACAGTAAACTGGCTTAGTGAATATATAAAGGGAATAGGACTAGAAGTAGATATATGGGAGACCTCTAATTATCCTGTTGTGTTTGGTTCTTATTTAAAAGCAGGTCCTAATAAACCTACATTGCTTATTTATCACCATTATGATGTACAACCAACGGATCCATTAGATTTATGGGAAAATGATCCCTTTGAACCGATTATTAAAGAAAATTGTGTATATGCACGCGGTGCTTCAGATAATAAAGGGCAGTGCTTTTATTCGTTAACCGCTTTAAAAGCTTATTTGGAATTGAGCGATCTGATTGAATTAAATATTAAAATAGTCATTGAAGGAGAAGAAGAATCAAGCAGTAAAGGAATCAAGGGGATTCTTAAGACAAAAGCTCAAGAGTTAAAAGCAGATTACCTTATCATTATAGATGCGGGGATTTCTAATATAAATTCTCCTGCTATTACTTTGGGAATGAGAGGAATGCTGTCTCTTGAGATAGAATGTAAAAATTCTTCTGTGGATTTACATTCAGGATTACATGGAGGGATTGCTCTAAACCCAAATCGGGTTTTAGCAACATTGATAGCAAATATGTGGCACCCCTCTGGTAAAGTAGCGATCCCTCATTTCTATGATGATGTAAAACCTATTGAGGAGAAATGGAAGGATTCATTGAATATGACTTTTGATCAGGATCTATATACCAAAGCATTTGGTGTGCATGCTTTTTCTTCTGAGGAAGGCTATTCTCTTCGAGAATCAAATTGGCTAAGACCTAGTTTAGAAGTGAATGGAATGTGGGGAGGATATATAGAACCTGGTTTTAAAACAGTAATTCCTTCTAAGGCGCATGCTAAGATTTCCTGCCGATTAGTCCCTGATCAGGATCCCCAAAAAATTACCCAAAACATTGTAGAATACTTCAAAAAAAATGCTCCACCAGGAATCGAAATTTTTGCAGAAATAGGAGAAGGATATGAAGCTTTTTGTTGTTTTTCTGATTCTGTAATTGCCAAAACAGCTGCTTTAGCATATGAAGAAATATTTAAAAAACCATGCAAATATATTGCATGCGGAGCAACAGTTCCCATTATACCAGAGCTAGCAGAAGTTAGCGCAGCAGAAACAATACTGATGGGAGTAGCTTTGGAAACGAATAATATTCACGCTCCCAATGAACATTTTAGCATGGATTGTTTTAAACTAGGATTCCTGGTAATAACAAATATTTTAACTCGATTGTCGCAAAGAGTGGAACAGGAGAAAGATGGTTTATGTGGAAATTCAGCAGAGCAAGAAAGGAGAATAGAGAAACGATAA
- the truA gene encoding tRNA pseudouridine(38-40) synthase TruA: MIEHKRNLKMTIAYDGFPYLGWQKNNVGPSIEESLQTALQQILQEDVVLSAASRTDAGVHAKGQIVHFLTASSLCLYKLQGSLNSLLDETISVLHIEEASMQFHSTLNCVKKEYWYHVCFGKIQNPFFRRTSWHFPRFLEFDSMQKAAHSLVGEHDFSAFCNQRHNWNRNAICNVKELSILPISKDRLRFIIHGDHFLYKMVRNLVGTLVYIGCSKLVVNQIPSFLMSKDRSHIGMTAPAHGLLLKKVCY, encoded by the coding sequence ATGATAGAACATAAGCGCAACCTTAAAATGACTATTGCCTACGATGGCTTTCCTTATTTAGGATGGCAGAAAAATAATGTAGGTCCCAGCATTGAGGAAAGTCTGCAAACCGCTCTGCAACAAATCTTGCAAGAAGATGTGGTTTTGTCTGCAGCAAGTAGAACAGATGCTGGAGTGCATGCAAAAGGACAAATAGTTCATTTCCTTACAGCTAGCTCTCTTTGCTTATATAAACTACAAGGATCTCTCAACAGTCTTTTAGATGAAACTATTTCCGTTTTACATATAGAAGAAGCTTCTATGCAGTTTCATTCTACTTTGAACTGCGTTAAAAAAGAATATTGGTATCACGTATGCTTTGGAAAAATACAAAATCCTTTTTTTCGCAGAACTTCTTGGCATTTCCCTCGTTTTTTAGAATTTGATTCTATGCAAAAAGCAGCTCATAGTTTAGTAGGAGAGCATGATTTTTCAGCCTTCTGCAACCAAAGACATAATTGGAATCGCAATGCGATTTGCAATGTGAAAGAGCTATCCATTTTACCGATTTCTAAAGATAGGTTGCGGTTTATCATTCACGGGGATCACTTTCTTTATAAAATGGTTCGTAATTTAGTAGGAACCTTAGTGTATATAGGCTGTTCTAAGCTAGTTGTTAATCAGATCCCCAGTTTTTTAATGAGCAAAGATCGTTCTCATATAGGAATGACAGCCCCTGCTCATGGTTTATTACTAAAAAAAGTATGTTATTAA
- a CDS encoding MFS transporter, translating to MTKGCPQTRLAMLWTNLASEPLVSLYTLLPFILRKEYVANVLQLSIFLTLRPVLSLLSFCWSAYFKKGRSHLIANLVGAFFLTYLPFVFLPWIENFSFFLFAAASYQLFSRAAIPSLMEIIKCNIPKKPREDAFSLYYLFGFIESGILGLLFAHLLRSHIMDWKTLFSCASLIGLSSILFFRRIPVIEEKEMEQSNSIKPWKESYYLLHKHKNFRYLQWIFMFGGSALMLMGPAFSSFYVDTLCLSYTNMATARFVFMALGVAGSTFLWKKGLRVCNFLKLSLWVLIGMGIFPIMLLFAQIHIAFLYLGFMLYGVAQAGSHLTWNLSGTIFAGEHDSSPFTRVNILLIGIRGIVMPLLGGLLCQLFGSVFVLVFGGSLCLIGLLFVAKIAKIKVTTLTHLQDF from the coding sequence ATGACAAAAGGCTGTCCTCAAACGCGTTTAGCCATGCTTTGGACAAATCTTGCTAGTGAACCTCTTGTGTCATTATATACCCTATTGCCATTCATTTTGCGTAAAGAATATGTGGCAAATGTATTGCAGCTTTCTATTTTTCTTACCCTACGTCCTGTTCTATCCCTTCTTTCTTTTTGCTGGAGTGCTTATTTTAAAAAAGGGAGATCTCACTTAATAGCTAATTTAGTAGGTGCTTTCTTTTTAACCTATTTACCCTTTGTTTTTTTGCCTTGGATAGAAAATTTTTCTTTTTTTTTATTTGCCGCAGCTTCTTATCAATTATTCAGTAGAGCTGCTATTCCTTCCTTAATGGAAATCATTAAATGTAATATTCCTAAAAAACCAAGAGAGGATGCTTTTTCTCTCTATTACCTCTTCGGTTTTATAGAATCAGGTATTTTAGGGCTTTTATTTGCTCACCTTCTGCGCTCTCACATTATGGACTGGAAGACCCTATTTTCTTGTGCCTCGCTCATTGGACTAAGCAGCATTTTATTTTTTAGAAGAATTCCTGTGATAGAGGAAAAGGAAATGGAACAGTCCAATTCTATAAAGCCTTGGAAAGAAAGCTATTACTTGTTGCATAAACATAAGAATTTTCGCTACCTACAATGGATTTTTATGTTTGGAGGTAGCGCCTTAATGCTAATGGGACCTGCATTTTCTAGTTTTTATGTAGATACCTTATGTTTATCTTATACAAATATGGCAACAGCTCGCTTTGTTTTTATGGCTCTAGGTGTAGCAGGATCTACTTTTTTATGGAAAAAAGGATTGAGAGTGTGCAATTTTCTTAAGCTCAGCTTGTGGGTTCTGATTGGAATGGGAATTTTCCCTATTATGCTCCTTTTTGCTCAAATACATATTGCTTTTCTCTATTTAGGTTTTATGTTGTATGGGGTAGCTCAAGCAGGCAGTCATTTGACTTGGAACCTCTCTGGTACAATTTTTGCAGGAGAGCATGATAGTTCTCCTTTTACAAGGGTTAATATTTTATTAATTGGGATAAGAGGGATTGTTATGCCTTTATTAGGAGGGCTCTTATGTCAGCTTTTTGGCAGTGTATTCGTACTCGTTTTTGGTGGAAGCCTTTGTTTAATAGGTCTTTTATTTGTTGCAAAAATTG